From the Ignavibacteriales bacterium genome, one window contains:
- a CDS encoding electron transfer flavoprotein subunit beta/FixA family protein codes for MKIAVCVSHVPDTASKIIVGSDGKSIDPNGITYILNPYDEFAIEEALKTREKFGGDVTVISLGKDVNKETIKKALAMGVENGVLLKDDNERDSLGIARALAEEIKSRGAEIVFFGKQSVDYDNSIVGLLVAELLNFNCVSVVVDLKIEGNKIIAEREIEGGREVVETTLPVVITTQKGLNEPRYASLKGIMAAKKKVIEEKPALTSEQSIEVLNMKRPKMKQPGRILGTDKTAVPELVRLLREEAKVI; via the coding sequence ATGAAAATAGCAGTTTGTGTAAGTCACGTTCCGGATACTGCTTCAAAAATAATTGTTGGTTCTGATGGAAAGTCAATTGATCCAAATGGAATTACATATATTCTTAATCCTTATGATGAATTTGCAATAGAAGAGGCATTGAAAACCAGGGAAAAGTTTGGCGGTGATGTTACTGTTATAAGTCTTGGTAAAGATGTTAATAAAGAAACAATTAAAAAAGCACTTGCAATGGGTGTTGAAAACGGTGTTTTGCTTAAGGATGATAATGAAAGAGATTCTTTGGGAATCGCCCGAGCCTTGGCAGAAGAAATTAAATCACGCGGAGCAGAAATAGTTTTCTTTGGCAAACAATCTGTAGATTATGATAACTCAATTGTTGGTTTGCTTGTAGCAGAACTGTTAAACTTTAACTGTGTTTCTGTTGTTGTAGATTTAAAGATAGAAGGGAATAAAATAATTGCTGAAAGGGAAATTGAAGGTGGACGGGAAGTTGTTGAGACTACACTTCCTGTAGTAATAACAACGCAAAAAGGATTGAATGAACCACGTTATGCTTCGCTAAAAGGAATTATGGCAGCCAAGAAAAAAGTGATTGAAGAAAAACCGGCTCTTACCTCTGAGCAATCGATTGAAGTATTAAATATGAAAAGACCCAAAATGAAACAACCTGGCAGAATATTAGGAACAGACAAAACAGCCGTACCCGAATTAGTTCGGTTACTTAGAGAAGAAGCAAAAGTTATCTAA
- a CDS encoding electron transfer flavoprotein subunit alpha/FixB family protein yields MANKILVFLEQRNSEIKKSSYEVCKTVSKIATQLNYEVEAVTIGGSINNLESVGNYGITKITHFKNDALLNYSSSAYSEILANYSNEIDANVIFLSNTAMGKDLAPMVSIKINAGLLIDCINLTIDSNEIIGTRPVYAGKALIDSKIKSNRKIFTLRPNVFPIDELENKQASVEIRLVENPNLKSCVVEYKKSEDKLDVAEADIIVSGGRGMKSPENFHLVEELANTLGAAVGASRAVVDAGWRPHSEQVGQTGKTVTPNLYIAIGISGAIQHLAGMSSAKYIVAINKDKDAPIFGIADYGIAGDIFDVVPALTEELKKLKS; encoded by the coding sequence ATGGCAAATAAAATTCTTGTATTCCTAGAACAACGCAATAGTGAAATAAAAAAGTCATCTTATGAAGTTTGTAAGACTGTTTCCAAAATTGCCACCCAATTAAATTATGAGGTGGAAGCTGTTACAATTGGCGGCAGTATAAACAATTTGGAATCAGTTGGTAATTATGGGATTACTAAAATAACGCACTTTAAAAATGATGCGTTGCTAAATTATTCATCAAGCGCATATTCTGAAATCTTAGCAAATTACTCAAATGAAATTGATGCCAATGTTATTTTCCTTTCCAACACAGCAATGGGTAAAGATTTAGCTCCAATGGTAAGTATTAAAATAAATGCGGGGCTACTGATTGACTGTATTAATCTTACAATAGATTCCAACGAAATAATTGGTACCCGACCAGTTTATGCTGGAAAAGCTCTGATCGATTCAAAGATTAAATCAAATAGAAAGATATTTACATTAAGACCAAATGTTTTTCCGATCGATGAATTGGAAAATAAACAAGCTTCTGTTGAAATAAGATTAGTGGAAAATCCGAATTTAAAATCATGTGTAGTGGAATATAAAAAATCAGAAGATAAACTGGATGTTGCTGAAGCAGACATAATTGTTTCTGGTGGTAGAGGTATGAAAAGCCCGGAAAACTTTCACCTGGTTGAAGAGTTAGCAAATACTCTTGGCGCCGCAGTCGGAGCTTCGCGCGCAGTTGTAGATGCTGGCTGGCGCCCGCATAGTGAACAAGTTGGACAAACTGGTAAAACTGTTACACCAAATCTTTATATTGCAATCGGTATTTCCGGAGCAATACAACATTTAGCAGGAATGTCTTCAGCAAAATATATTGTTGCAATAAACAAAGATAAAGATGCGCCAATTTTTGGAATTGCTGATTATGGAATAGCAGGTGATATTTTTGATGTTGTTCCTGCATTAACTGAAGAATTGAAAAAATTAAAATCATAA
- a CDS encoding bifunctional nuclease family protein gives MNKVQVEILGLSSTPSSGGAYAILLKELYGVRRLPIIIGAFEAQAIALEMEGIKPPRPLTHDLLKSIIDNLGATVQEVIIDELKENTFYAKIIIDVSSVTNDIDSRPSDAIALAVRTQAPIYVNEEVMNTAAFIPATEDESLEGAEESDLTPDIEENPKPPITPSRETKLASLQNQLREALEKEDYERAAKVRDEIKKMTDQN, from the coding sequence TTGAACAAAGTTCAGGTAGAAATATTAGGATTATCATCTACACCTTCATCCGGTGGAGCTTATGCAATTCTTCTAAAAGAGCTTTATGGCGTTAGAAGATTACCAATAATAATAGGTGCATTTGAAGCGCAGGCAATTGCTTTAGAAATGGAAGGAATTAAACCTCCCCGCCCGCTTACTCACGATCTGCTTAAAAGTATTATAGATAACCTTGGAGCGACTGTTCAAGAAGTTATTATTGATGAACTTAAAGAAAACACCTTCTATGCAAAGATCATTATTGATGTTTCATCTGTAACAAATGATATTGATTCCAGGCCAAGTGATGCAATAGCATTAGCGGTTAGAACTCAAGCACCAATTTATGTAAATGAAGAAGTTATGAACACAGCAGCATTTATTCCAGCCACTGAGGATGAATCCCTTGAAGGAGCAGAAGAATCTGATTTAACTCCTGATATTGAAGAAAATCCTAAACCTCCAATTACACCATCCAGGGAAACTAAATTAGCATCACTTCAGAATCAATTAAGAGAAGCACTTGAAAAAGAAGACTACGAACGTGCTGCTAAAGTAAGAGATGAAATAAAAAAGATGACTGACCAGAACTAA
- a CDS encoding DUF2851 family protein, whose protein sequence is MNNYTKVNEKILCEIWKSKTLNRELKTIDGESVSIINSGNENTDSAGPDFKNAKVRIGNLVYIGDVEIDPDFNDWKAHGHHLDKRYNKVILHATLLNKNNLSYVFCKDGRKIHTICLADFLEDSLIDSYKTELNNGNEKSAQHLKCAEANHTIDQKIKLDFLDRLGKERFKKKTEKIYSRLKELVFIKELSLKEPVIKYDLTSEFLAREFTYNDFKIKELWQQVFYEFIFEALGYSKNKNAMIHLAQFANTEFITSMENSENINLTIQSCLFNIAGIIPEELKLSENLDNKYLEYIIEFWNSIKEKYDGRTLNFTDWHFFRQRPQNFPTIRIAGGSILLRKIIFEGLIDNLISRFERIRDIDVLIKAVKTLFIVNADGYWKDHFNFGERSNQEIKYFIGSSRADEIIVNVVLPFVSIYGDIFGKNELKKKVENVYSIYSQNEDNSIVKFMADSLLMENASKNSVISQGLLELFRTYCSKNKCLQCSIGATAFN, encoded by the coding sequence ATGAACAATTACACTAAAGTAAATGAAAAAATTCTTTGTGAAATTTGGAAATCTAAAACTTTAAACAGGGAACTGAAGACTATTGATGGGGAATCAGTTTCAATCATCAATTCCGGTAATGAAAATACCGATTCAGCCGGTCCAGATTTTAAAAATGCTAAAGTGAGAATTGGAAACCTTGTTTATATCGGGGATGTTGAAATCGACCCTGATTTTAATGATTGGAAAGCTCATGGGCATCACCTTGATAAAAGATACAATAAAGTAATCCTGCATGCTACATTACTAAATAAAAATAACCTTTCTTATGTTTTTTGTAAAGATGGTAGAAAGATCCACACAATTTGCCTTGCGGATTTTCTTGAAGATAGCTTGATCGATTCCTACAAAACCGAATTAAATAATGGAAATGAAAAATCAGCTCAACATTTAAAATGTGCGGAAGCAAATCATACTATAGATCAAAAAATAAAATTAGATTTTCTTGATAGACTTGGTAAAGAAAGATTCAAGAAAAAAACTGAAAAAATTTATTCGCGATTAAAGGAATTAGTTTTTATTAAGGAGTTAAGTTTAAAAGAGCCGGTTATTAAATATGATTTGACTTCAGAATTTCTTGCAAGAGAATTTACTTACAATGATTTTAAGATTAAAGAATTGTGGCAGCAAGTATTTTATGAGTTTATTTTTGAAGCTCTAGGCTATTCTAAAAACAAAAATGCGATGATTCACTTAGCACAATTTGCTAATACAGAATTTATTACTTCAATGGAAAATTCTGAAAATATCAATTTAACTATACAATCATGTTTATTTAATATAGCTGGAATTATACCGGAAGAATTGAAATTATCTGAGAATTTAGATAACAAATACCTGGAGTACATTATAGAATTCTGGAATTCGATAAAAGAAAAATATGATGGCAGGACTTTAAATTTTACTGACTGGCACTTCTTTAGACAAAGACCTCAAAACTTTCCAACCATTAGAATTGCCGGGGGCTCAATTCTTTTACGAAAAATTATTTTCGAAGGATTGATTGACAATTTAATAAGTCGCTTTGAACGTATTCGGGATATTGATGTTTTAATTAAAGCAGTAAAAACATTATTTATAGTTAACGCAGATGGTTATTGGAAAGATCATTTTAATTTTGGCGAGCGCTCCAATCAAGAAATAAAATATTTTATAGGTAGTTCCAGGGCAGATGAAATTATTGTTAACGTTGTTTTACCTTTCGTTTCAATATACGGAGATATATTTGGGAAAAATGAACTGAAGAAAAAGGTAGAAAATGTTTATTCAATCTATAGCCAGAATGAGGACAACAGTATTGTTAAATTTATGGCGGATTCTCTACTGATGGAAAATGCTTCTAAAAATAGTGTCATATCTCAGGGGCTGCTGGAGCTATTCAGAACTTATTGCTCAAAAAATAAATGTCTTCAGTGTTCAATCGGAGCAACAGCATTTAATTAG